A region of the Vibrio tubiashii genome:
TAACGGTGCGTTACCGTGTCACCAGAAGAACTACTCAATTAGTGACCGTCTGGTTGAAAATAAAGGTGACAATGTCACTGAATCACTAATTGCCCCTGATTTTTCTAACCGCTTGAAGAAGAACATTGCCAAAATTGGTAAATGGGCGCGTAAAGAGAAGCTCGATTGCTACCGAATTTATGACGCAGATTTACCGGAATACAATGTCGCGATCGATGTTTACCTCGATCACCTTGTGATTCAAGAATACGCGGCACCAAAGAATATCCCTGAAGAAAAGGCGAAGCGTCGTCTCACGGATATCATTCGCGCGGCTATTCAAGTAACGGGCACAGAAGCGAATAAAGTTGTACTTAAAGTCCGTGAGAAGCAGAAAGGGCGTTCACAGTACCAAAAGCTGTCTCAAGAGTCTGAAACACTCAATGTACATGAGTATGGTGTGCGGCTTAAAGTAAACCTGCATGACTATCTAGATACAGGCTTGTTCTTAGATCATAAGATTACTCGTCGCAAACTCGGTGAATTGGCTCAAGGTAAAGACTTCTTGAATCTGTTTGCTTACACCGGATCTGGCACAGTGCATGCCGCTTGTGGTGGCGCTAAATCAACAACAACGGTTGATATGTCGAACACCTATCTAGAGTGGGCAAAAGAAAACATGAAGCTGAATGGTCAAGTTGGCCGTCAGCATAGATTCGAGCAAGCAGATTGCCTGCAGTGGCTTGAGCGCTCAACGGCACAATTTGATCTAATCTTTATCGATCCGCCAACGTTCTCCAACTCGAAGCGCATGGAACAAAGCTTTGACGTACAGCGTGACCATATTCAGTTAATGAAGAACCTTAAGCGTTTGCTTCGTAATGGCGGCACGATCGTGTTTTCAAACAATAAGCGTCACTTTAAGATGGATATGGAAGGTTTGGATGAACTTGGTTTAACTGCGAAGAATATTTCACACCAAACTTTACCAATGGATTTTTCTCGCAATAAACACATTCATAACTGCTGGGTTTTGACTCACAAGGAATAGTAGGTCACACGTGATCACTTTATATAGTACAGAAGGGTGCCACCTATGTGAGATGGCATTTGACCTTACAAAACAGTTTAATATTTCTCATCAGGTCGAGATTGTCGATATTGCTTTCGACGATGAACTGTTTTCTCGTTACGGCGTCACCATTCCGGTGCTGAATTATCAAGGTAACGAGCTTAATTGGCCGTTTGATTTACAACAATTACAGCTTTGGTTAGACGAAAATGGCATTACTAACAATAAATAATGGATTACTGGCTTATGGTGATCATCCTCTTCTAGACAATGCAGACTTCGCATTGCAAGAGAATGAACGCGTCTGTTTGGTTGGTAGAAACGGTGCGGGTAAATCCACGTTGATGAAAGTACTTGCCGGTGAGGTAGTACTTGATGATGGAAAGCTAACAGTTACCCAAGATGTTGTCGTTTCACGCTTAGAGCAAGATCCACCACGAAACCAAGAAGGCACAGTCTTTGATTATGTTGCTGGTGGACTAGCAGAAATTGGTGAGCAGATTAAGATCTATCAAGATCAGCTCGATCTGATTGCGGTTGACCCATCAGAGCAGAACATCAATAAGCTTGCACGTATCCAAGAGAACCTTGAACACTCGGGAGCATGGCGCTTTGAAGACCGTATTAAGAACGTGCTCGCTGCGCTTAAGCTCGATGGCCACACCAAACTGACTGACCTTTCTGGTGGTTGGCAACGTAAAGCAGCGCTTGCCAGAGCATTGGTTCGCGATCCCGACGTATTATTACTTGATGAGCCAACTAACCACCTTGATGTTACAACGATTGAATGGTTAGAGAACTTTCTTAAAGACTTCCGTGGCTCGATTATCTTTATCTCGCACGACCGTGCGTTCATTAAATCTATGGCGACACGTATTGTCGACCTTGATCGCGGCAAACTGGCTTCTTTCCCGGGTAACTATGACAACTACTTAGTCGATAAAGAAGAGATGCTCAGAGTCGAAGAGATGCAGAATGCAGAATTCGATAAAAAGCTTGCTCAAGAAGAAGTTTGGATTCGTCAAGGTATCAAGGCTCGCCGTACACGTAACGAAGGGCGCGTACGTGCGCTTAAGAAGCTACGAGAAGAGCGAAGTGACCGACGTGAAGTGCAGGGCAAAGCGAATATCCAGATTGATGATGCGTCGCGCTCAGGCAAGATCGTGTTCGAAGCGAAAAACATCAACTATGACATTGATGGCAAGTCTATAGTTAAGGATTTCTCTTTCAACATCATGCGCGGTGACCGCATTGCACTGATTGGCCCGAACGGTTGTGGTAAGAGTACATTACTTAAACTGTTGCTAGATGAGCTTCAGCCTCAGTCTGGTAAGCTTCACTGCGGTACTAAGCTCGAAGTGGCTTATTTTGACCAGTACCGCGAAGTGCTAGATCCTGAAAAGTCGGTGATTGATAACCTAGCTGATGGTAAACAAGAAGTCATGGTTGGTGGTCGTCAGCGCCATGCGTTGAGCTATCTGCAAGATTTCCTATTTGCCCCTAAACGCGCTCGTACTCCGGTTAAAGCACTCTCTGGTGGCGAGAAGAACCGTCTATTGCTTGCACGAATCTTCCTAAGACCAAACAACTTGTTAGTGCTCGATGAGCCAACCAACGATTTAGATATCGAAACTTTGGAACTTTTAG
Encoded here:
- a CDS encoding glutaredoxin family protein; the protein is MITLYSTEGCHLCEMAFDLTKQFNISHQVEIVDIAFDDELFSRYGVTIPVLNYQGNELNWPFDLQQLQLWLDENGITNNK
- a CDS encoding ABC transporter ATP-binding protein, with the translated sequence MALLTINNGLLAYGDHPLLDNADFALQENERVCLVGRNGAGKSTLMKVLAGEVVLDDGKLTVTQDVVVSRLEQDPPRNQEGTVFDYVAGGLAEIGEQIKIYQDQLDLIAVDPSEQNINKLARIQENLEHSGAWRFEDRIKNVLAALKLDGHTKLTDLSGGWQRKAALARALVRDPDVLLLDEPTNHLDVTTIEWLENFLKDFRGSIIFISHDRAFIKSMATRIVDLDRGKLASFPGNYDNYLVDKEEMLRVEEMQNAEFDKKLAQEEVWIRQGIKARRTRNEGRVRALKKLREERSDRREVQGKANIQIDDASRSGKIVFEAKNINYDIDGKSIVKDFSFNIMRGDRIALIGPNGCGKSTLLKLLLDELQPQSGKLHCGTKLEVAYFDQYREVLDPEKSVIDNLADGKQEVMVGGRQRHALSYLQDFLFAPKRARTPVKALSGGEKNRLLLARIFLRPNNLLVLDEPTNDLDIETLELLEDLLANYQGTLLLVSHDRQFVDNTVTTSWIFEGEGVIEEFVGGYHDAQQQRIQSLKARAPEKPTKSIKQVEETPKTAAVKNKPKKLSYKLQRELEALPAKLEELEADIESLQEQVNSADFFSKPVEQTQPVLDKLTATEQELEIAFERWEELEAMQQES